One Polyangiaceae bacterium genomic window carries:
- a CDS encoding VWA domain-containing protein, with protein MTAVNSVSPVLYNDQQTAQKPLNERRPDEGIDLIGYFIASLDTSGNTQLPCNQTPLGVDLTASVLARLDCTLETYVGRNFDDALLEYHTMLVLKDYADTDARWRLEWLGDYNDGASGPIYPTAPNPNSATSNAIKQRKPFVESTLTGGNGYPKMSTSTLPDQLYRVHRVQDTYTCLDLTNCVPGPNLLVNTLAMGSTKASPQNVSLGKWGSAYVSLHPEAGAADYPLEIHAKVANGSAGTPRFRVFTINPAGVPTLIPPCKVGKFGSEQCPLSPNKTIDVTVDIKSDGSVDEVLLVASNTTEPAEFSWRFGPSTSKLSIVSPKTGSPANIGDYGSGATPTTKPFTLYFTATDANNQPVDTVNGKNLQISVAGSPLDTSMCDISGGPNCPFTLFAMSGGAYMAVVDVPDNLYPAAPGGRLDLTIASAGLTPDTQAQALEVTAAPRSIAQAFVVDTSGSMNNFGKLEAVKKALKLIVDGMSEDDYAGLVIFSTHSLTVEPMGLLGSGTKRQDMVNAIDSMAPGGSTAIGNGLFRGQDELATLLDGVMLPGDPEPAMVLLTDGLSNCNWTSKTYAYTNKSKDADLVLGPVDCSINTVPTFAPWPSDQSSAPYQKARLAFFDRRDNNPKLSTPRISVIGVGQDADMSSIDFLAGISGGLRFYVPNPAPEDLLTLGISSAFRNATNATSGHQRVLGTTTSSITSLPTFSVDASTTELLVSLLSVSSADPADAVTLLTPSGSMIAPVSASPERAVFRVVNPQPGTWEFSVAPGVPGSAGSDPVVFVEAAVRAGCRLIARVDVRGSELASPTNPDFEDEKWVGRDLLLQAVLRDSTGSLPAAIDAEIQRPDLTFDNVVLFDDGRHDDGAPGDGVFGAAYTQTSSAGNYRVRLMASGPGGACVREHSDMVALRNAPDLDGDDLPDWWQTQHGLPSGSAMLDPDRDEVINIDEFLAGTNPLVADTDGGGESDYSEILTGRDPRERGDDTIGKPELIALPLNAAVALQPGVPFVAGYELEVHRGPTPSGPFVLEQSFTTDWGSEIVLSATNDVKHCYTARLIGPVATSGWASPVCATPAPDPVPPKFKLIYVEGSRGCARKPIATVRIEAEDAGYSPYLLSPEIDNTQPSGMSEMLVTSDFNPVGQWQPFEPTFTIDLGAALHATATIRVRDAAGNENEDSIQIVRCRSSVIDEAIFMEEQALALLAAGDLNAARALVQQSLPLIETSIATVHARVSGGPDPKKSTDAHLMAKLKQVSSNKKKVLQSNGPKALEHATTALEQALELEYELTELASEEIRAL; from the coding sequence TTGACGGCCGTAAATTCAGTCAGTCCGGTCCTCTACAACGACCAACAAACCGCGCAAAAACCTTTGAATGAGCGGCGTCCCGACGAGGGCATCGACTTGATTGGGTACTTCATTGCGTCTCTCGACACGAGCGGGAACACCCAGCTTCCGTGTAATCAGACACCGCTTGGTGTGGATCTAACAGCCAGCGTGCTCGCCCGACTCGACTGCACGCTGGAAACGTATGTCGGGCGCAACTTCGACGACGCGTTACTCGAGTATCACACCATGCTCGTCCTCAAGGACTACGCGGACACCGATGCGCGCTGGAGGCTCGAATGGCTCGGCGACTACAACGATGGTGCGTCAGGACCAATTTACCCCACAGCTCCGAATCCAAACAGTGCAACCAGCAACGCAATCAAGCAACGGAAGCCATTTGTCGAGAGCACGCTGACAGGGGGAAACGGGTATCCCAAAATGTCGACCAGCACCCTGCCCGACCAGCTCTATCGGGTGCACAGGGTGCAGGACACGTACACATGCCTCGACCTGACCAATTGTGTGCCCGGACCGAACCTGCTCGTGAACACCCTCGCGATGGGGTCGACCAAGGCATCCCCGCAGAATGTATCCCTGGGCAAATGGGGGTCGGCGTATGTCTCACTGCACCCGGAAGCAGGCGCAGCAGATTACCCACTCGAGATCCACGCCAAGGTTGCGAACGGCTCGGCGGGTACACCGCGGTTCCGCGTGTTTACCATCAATCCGGCGGGAGTGCCTACGTTGATCCCCCCGTGCAAGGTCGGCAAATTCGGCTCCGAGCAGTGTCCTCTTTCGCCTAACAAAACGATCGACGTGACGGTCGACATCAAGTCGGACGGGAGTGTGGACGAGGTGCTTCTGGTCGCAAGCAATACGACCGAGCCCGCAGAGTTCTCGTGGCGATTTGGACCGTCCACATCCAAATTGTCGATCGTCTCGCCGAAAACCGGGTCGCCCGCGAACATCGGCGACTATGGTTCAGGGGCGACGCCCACGACAAAGCCCTTCACCCTATATTTTACCGCGACGGATGCGAACAACCAGCCGGTAGATACGGTCAACGGCAAGAACCTGCAAATATCTGTTGCGGGGTCTCCGCTGGATACATCCATGTGCGACATCTCGGGCGGTCCAAACTGCCCATTCACGCTGTTCGCGATGAGCGGCGGCGCCTATATGGCCGTCGTCGATGTGCCGGACAATCTCTACCCCGCTGCGCCGGGCGGCCGGCTCGATCTGACCATTGCTTCGGCTGGACTCACGCCCGACACACAGGCGCAGGCGCTGGAGGTGACGGCCGCTCCGCGCTCCATTGCACAAGCGTTCGTCGTCGATACCAGCGGGAGCATGAACAACTTTGGCAAACTCGAGGCGGTCAAGAAAGCATTGAAGCTCATCGTGGACGGTATGTCCGAAGACGATTACGCCGGGCTCGTCATCTTTTCGACGCATTCGTTAACCGTGGAGCCCATGGGGCTGCTGGGTTCGGGGACGAAACGCCAGGACATGGTAAATGCAATCGACAGTATGGCTCCGGGAGGTTCCACTGCGATTGGCAATGGCCTGTTTCGTGGTCAAGACGAGCTGGCAACGTTGCTCGACGGCGTTATGCTTCCGGGTGACCCCGAACCGGCGATGGTGCTACTTACAGACGGGCTCTCGAACTGCAACTGGACGTCGAAAACATACGCGTACACGAATAAATCCAAAGACGCCGATCTGGTGCTCGGGCCCGTGGATTGCAGTATCAACACGGTGCCCACGTTTGCGCCGTGGCCATCGGATCAGTCATCGGCCCCCTACCAGAAGGCCAGGCTGGCTTTCTTCGATCGGCGGGATAATAATCCCAAACTATCAACTCCGCGAATCTCGGTCATTGGCGTCGGTCAAGACGCGGACATGTCGAGCATCGACTTCTTGGCTGGGATCTCTGGCGGACTGCGCTTCTACGTTCCCAACCCGGCTCCGGAAGATCTGCTCACCCTCGGTATATCGAGCGCATTTCGTAACGCAACCAATGCCACATCGGGACATCAGCGCGTCCTCGGGACGACAACCTCCTCCATCACATCACTTCCTACATTTTCGGTGGATGCCTCCACGACCGAGCTTTTGGTTTCCTTGCTATCGGTGTCGTCCGCGGATCCAGCCGATGCCGTCACGTTGTTGACGCCGAGCGGGAGCATGATTGCGCCGGTGAGCGCCTCGCCGGAGCGAGCCGTGTTCCGCGTGGTAAATCCTCAGCCGGGTACGTGGGAATTCTCTGTGGCACCGGGTGTGCCGGGCAGTGCGGGTTCGGATCCGGTCGTCTTCGTGGAGGCTGCGGTGCGTGCCGGGTGTCGGCTCATCGCGCGCGTCGATGTGAGAGGTAGCGAATTGGCATCACCGACGAACCCAGACTTCGAGGACGAGAAATGGGTAGGGCGCGATCTGCTTCTCCAAGCGGTGCTACGCGATTCTACCGGGTCTCTGCCAGCGGCGATCGATGCGGAAATCCAGCGGCCCGATTTGACGTTCGATAACGTTGTCCTGTTCGACGATGGGCGACACGACGATGGGGCACCGGGAGACGGCGTGTTTGGTGCGGCATATACGCAAACCAGCAGCGCCGGTAATTATCGCGTGCGCCTCATGGCGTCGGGACCGGGGGGCGCCTGCGTCCGGGAGCATTCCGACATGGTTGCGCTCCGTAACGCGCCCGATCTCGATGGCGATGACCTACCGGATTGGTGGCAAACGCAGCATGGTCTGCCGTCTGGTAGCGCAATGCTGGATCCGGACCGTGATGAGGTCATCAACATCGACGAATTCCTCGCCGGCACGAATCCATTGGTCGCTGATACGGACGGTGGCGGCGAAAGTGATTATTCGGAGATTCTGACAGGTCGCGATCCACGTGAACGTGGTGACGACACGATCGGCAAACCCGAATTGATTGCATTACCGTTGAATGCAGCCGTGGCGCTACAGCCAGGCGTTCCGTTCGTTGCCGGCTACGAGCTCGAGGTGCACAGGGGGCCCACGCCAAGTGGGCCGTTTGTTCTCGAGCAATCCTTCACGACGGATTGGGGATCCGAGATCGTGCTATCGGCGACGAATGACGTAAAGCATTGCTACACGGCGCGCTTGATTGGACCCGTAGCCACGAGTGGCTGGGCAAGCCCCGTGTGCGCCACCCCGGCGCCGGACCCAGTGCCGCCCAAATTCAAGCTCATCTACGTCGAAGGCAGCCGTGGCTGCGCGCGAAAGCCCATCGCAACGGTGCGAATCGAGGCCGAGGATGCTGGCTATTCCCCCTACTTGCTTTCGCCGGAAATCGACAACACACAGCCGAGCGGCATGTCCGAAATGCTGGTGACGTCCGACTTCAATCCAGTGGGCCAATGGCAGCCCTTCGAGCCCACGTTCACGATTGATCTCGGCGCCGCGCTTCACGCAACGGCCACGATTCGTGTGCGGGACGCCGCTGGCAACGAGAACGAGGACTCGATTCAGATTGTGCGTTGCCGTTCGTCGGTCATCGACGAGGCGATCTTCATGGAGGAGCAGGCGCTCGCGCTCCTCGCGGCGGGCGACCTGAATGCAGCTCGCGCGCTCGTACAGCAGTCCCTGCCGCTCATCGAAACCAGCATCGCCACCGTGCACGCACGAGTTTCCGGAGGTCCCGATCCAAAAAAGAGCACCGACGCGCACCTCATGGCGAAACTGAAGCAGGTAAGCTCGAACAAGAAAAAGGTGCTCCAGAGCAACGGCCCCAAGGCGCTCGAGCATGCGACGACCGCGCTCGAACAAGCGTTGGAGCTCGAATACGAGCTCACCGAGCTGGCGTCCGAGGAAATCAGGGCGCTGTGA
- a CDS encoding AHH domain-containing protein, whose protein sequence is MADALNTIEPLPEYDDPILDGLVMAGYQAGFEHGKFEVEAKLFAIDVGVMLIEFALLEVALGPLGGARLLASAVSKGAKALTTAVKRLENIPIFIPGATNGVGGFVRIGKITTSVSAKVHRYQLRRALEKELKRKKAAGESTHHIVALEDEPAREARTILDKFNIKIDEAVNGVFLPATKSSPNPTGAIVHATLRNGEYYDRVNRFLRKARSQADLIKRLKRIRETLLDGTFYDAIK, encoded by the coding sequence ATGGCCGATGCGCTGAATACCATCGAGCCATTGCCCGAGTATGACGATCCGATCCTCGATGGCTTGGTCATGGCGGGTTATCAGGCCGGATTCGAGCATGGCAAATTCGAGGTCGAGGCAAAGCTGTTCGCCATCGACGTCGGCGTCATGCTCATCGAATTCGCCTTGCTGGAAGTGGCGCTGGGTCCGCTCGGTGGGGCCAGGTTGCTCGCGTCGGCGGTCAGCAAGGGCGCGAAGGCACTGACGACGGCCGTGAAGCGACTCGAGAACATTCCCATTTTCATTCCCGGCGCGACGAATGGGGTCGGGGGATTCGTTCGGATCGGCAAGATAACCACTTCCGTTTCTGCGAAGGTGCATCGGTATCAGTTGCGGAGAGCTTTGGAAAAAGAGCTCAAGCGCAAAAAAGCGGCTGGGGAATCGACGCACCACATCGTAGCGCTCGAGGATGAGCCTGCTAGAGAGGCCCGCACGATCCTCGACAAGTTCAACATCAAGATCGATGAAGCAGTAAATGGCGTCTTCTTACCGGCAACCAAGAGCTCACCCAACCCCACCGGGGCCATTGTGCATGCGACCTTGCGGAACGGGGAGTATTACGACAGAGTGAATAGGTTCCTGCGGAAAGCCAGATCCCAAGCCGACTTAATCAAGCGGCTCAAACGAATCCGCGAAACCCTTCTCGATGGGACGTTCTACGATGCAATTAAATGA
- a CDS encoding AHH domain-containing protein encodes MGHLFNIFQACLVLVAGRLRRRLLVLVWLSSLLCAFGIAGCGSTVPESRSIPPERVFNVCWKPPELGPGVYFDFRTEDGVAVATSGEENPRHIKYVFKYAEDAPASNLRLLPLSRVDAWCPHIPQPSILEVPAFEPEPEPCPAPVSIEERLSDARLLFGQTSDVPIRSPFFCDKQPRVAYTVEELISLRTRNVAFHLGFEHAYVLGKAVTLGAAESQAVINKSDSWLKRALTSDPGTLEQIQQRMADALNTIEPLPEYDDPILDGLVMAGYQAGFEHGKFEVEAKLFAIDVGVMLIEFALLEVALGPLGGARLLASAVSKGAKALTVAVKRLENIPIFIPGAMNGVGGFVRIGAVVTSVSAKAHRYRLEKALKAPPFNRLRQAGEALHHMVAHGDDRAKKARKILDKFKIHIDEGWNGVFLPATKKSPNPKGSIVHSMVHSNEYYFKIERALMEAKSRKDAIRILQRIRETLENGTFFNVPL; translated from the coding sequence ATGGGGCACCTTTTCAATATTTTCCAAGCTTGTTTGGTCTTGGTCGCGGGGCGGCTCCGTCGGCGGCTGTTGGTTTTGGTGTGGTTGTCAAGCCTTCTGTGCGCGTTCGGGATAGCGGGTTGCGGTTCGACGGTGCCCGAGTCGCGATCGATTCCACCTGAGCGCGTATTCAACGTGTGCTGGAAGCCGCCGGAGCTGGGTCCCGGTGTGTATTTCGATTTTCGGACGGAAGACGGCGTGGCTGTGGCGACGTCGGGCGAGGAGAACCCACGGCACATCAAATATGTCTTCAAATACGCCGAGGACGCGCCCGCGAGCAATTTGCGCTTATTGCCATTGAGTCGCGTGGATGCTTGGTGCCCGCACATTCCGCAGCCGAGCATTTTGGAGGTGCCCGCGTTCGAGCCCGAGCCCGAGCCATGTCCCGCGCCCGTATCGATCGAGGAGCGTCTATCGGATGCACGACTCCTCTTTGGGCAAACGTCGGATGTACCGATTCGGAGCCCGTTCTTTTGCGACAAACAGCCGCGTGTGGCGTATACGGTGGAAGAGTTGATATCGTTGCGGACTCGCAACGTGGCGTTTCATTTGGGCTTCGAGCATGCTTACGTGCTCGGAAAAGCCGTGACGCTGGGCGCAGCGGAGTCACAGGCAGTCATCAACAAGAGCGATTCTTGGTTGAAGCGCGCGCTTACATCGGATCCTGGGACGCTCGAGCAGATTCAGCAGCGGATGGCCGATGCGCTGAATACCATCGAGCCATTGCCCGAGTATGACGATCCGATCCTCGATGGCTTGGTCATGGCGGGTTATCAGGCCGGATTCGAGCATGGCAAATTCGAGGTCGAGGCAAAGCTGTTCGCCATCGACGTCGGCGTCATGCTCATCGAATTCGCCTTGCTGGAAGTGGCGCTGGGTCCGCTCGGTGGGGCCAGGTTGCTAGCGTCGGCGGTCAGCAAGGGCGCGAAAGCGCTGACGGTGGCCGTGAAGCGATTAGAAAACATTCCCATTTTCATTCCCGGCGCGATGAATGGGGTCGGGGGATTCGTTCGCATTGGCGCAGTCGTCACTTCCGTCTCGGCGAAGGCGCATCGGTATCGTTTGGAGAAAGCGCTCAAAGCACCGCCATTCAATCGCCTGAGACAAGCTGGTGAAGCACTGCACCACATGGTGGCGCATGGGGATGATAGGGCCAAAAAAGCACGAAAAATTCTTGACAAGTTCAAGATCCACATCGATGAGGGTTGGAACGGCGTGTTTTTGCCGGCAACCAAGAAATCGCCCAACCCAAAGGGATCCATCGTGCACTCGATGGTCCACAGCAACGAATATTACTTCAAAATCGAACGTGCTCTCATGGAGGCAAAGTCGCGAAAAGATGCGATTCGAATACTCCAGCGAATCCGAGAGACCCTAGAGAATGGAACCTTCTTCAATGTACCTCTATGA